Below is a genomic region from Dermacentor silvarum isolate Dsil-2018 unplaced genomic scaffold, BIME_Dsil_1.4 Seq727, whole genome shotgun sequence.
GGCGCCTTGGCCGTAGACTGCCTCCGTAGTAGCAGCACCAGCACGACGGCAAATGCGAGTCCGGCAACCGCAGCGACTATGGCGACCACGATGAGGGCGATGTAGTACGCCTCGGCCGTGCTGTTGTCCTGGTGCACGCTGTGCAGGGCCACCGCTTTGCTGTCTGTTGGGGTAGAAGAAGAATGGAAAGTAAGACACGTTGCGTCATCATTCATTGTCCAATTAGATCCAAACGCGCTGGAATTTGCGCATGTGCAGTATGGTTAACTTTTTAAGGGAACACCTCAACTACTTTTAAAACCACTATACTATGAACATTGATTTATCAATGTTGAAAAAGAAGTGGCCGGTATAATTATTCCGACGTACAGTTATGCGTAAATGTATTTGTTTGTGGGTTTTTCCACCTCATGACAGCGATCATGCTGGCACATTTCACTCATAGAACAGCAGCGACGTAAGGACACTGAGCAAGAAGGCAGAACaggtccttttctttttcttgtccgCTTACGTCCTTGCTTATGCTGCAAGCACAATGAATGTCGACCAACTCACCCAACTGCATGCATTGATACTCGTAATCCTAATTTTCATGCATAGTGCACGAACAATGGGTCTCCATTATTGTCAGTCGCCGTATACACAGCGCCGCGCGTGATGCCATTACGTTGCCTACTGCGCCAGCTGAGCCAAGTCCAGGGCAGTTGTTTGTAGTGCACGCTGTCTTACATTATCAAAGAGGCGATAAGTGATTCTATCAAGGAATGGAATGCCGTACCTCTTAATGAGCTTAAATCCGTGGAAGTCACTTAAAACTCGCGTTCTCAATAGTTCTGTCTAGGTCAAGCTGCTTTTTTGTGCTGTTTCGCTTTCGTTTTCTTGTAATGTTGTATTAGCGCTCTAGGCTTTTTATTGCGCATTTATCAGTGTACCTTGCCCCTCCTGCTTATGCCACGGGGCCTGCAGTATGATGTATATCAAATCAAATGAAGTTTATTTTCATTCTGTCAAGATACAGAAAGAAGGACTGTGACAAAAAGCTGTTTTACAAAACACCTTGACGAGTTCACTAAATAGATTAAACAAAATTGCAGGTGTACGGAGCGCAGCGTTTGTAAAAGAGCCACCATCGGAGGAAAGATCGCGCCCTtggtaaaagagaaaaaaaaagttgccttgCGCCACACTTATTACCAGCGCGAGGCAGAAGACCGGGTATCTTTTCCGTCTTTGCGACTTTCATATAGAAGCGAGCCACAAACGCTATAGCAATGCCGATAGGCAAGTCACACATCTGATATTGCCTTATCATGCAAGTATCCACGGCAAGCAGCGGAAAAAGGTTCACGCGCAGCGCGGGATACTCAGTCGCACTAATTACTGTACTGGACACACAGCCTAGACGTGATACTGTAGCACCAGGCCCAGCAGTGTAAATCGGTGGTGTCCTATTTACTAGCACGAAGCCTACAAATGATATTGTCATCTGATTTGGTGCCTCCATTGTGCACAAGGCGGCTTCCATACCTTCGATCTCGTTGGACTCGGTCGTAGTGCTCGTCGtggtcgacgtcgtcgtcgtggtTGGCGGGGGACCCGGCTTTGTGTGGAAGTCCATAATGTTGGAGGTCGTCGTCTTGCCGTTGGTCAGGTAGGCCTCCACCCACACCTTGTACCTGAGTCACGGGGTACGACCGTGTGAGAAAAGCTATGCCACCAAACCCTTCTGCACCAACAATGCACCACATGCAAGCTCATGCCATCTAACATCAACCCAGAGATAACTGTCGGAGTGAACTGAACTTCTATAACTGCAATTTAATGTGGGCGAGTTAGTTACAGATAGTTTTAAATGTTTAGATGCGAGAAAGACACTTGTTTGCAAAAGTAATTGATTCATCAATTGATCGATTCagtgactgattgattgattgattgattgattgactgactgactgatcgATCTCCTGATCGACCGATTCATTGACTGATTGGTCTACCGACCGACCGATTCATTGACTGATTCGTttattgattaattgattaattgattatttaattgattaatcggtggattaattgattgattaattgattgattgatttaattATTAATTGATTAACGACTGCCGCCGGCTCACCTCTGTCCGGGCTTGAGGTCTTCCAGCAAAATCTTGGGCTCCTTGAGGACCATGAAGCGCTGCATGTGCTCGGCGGCCGCCTCGCTCTTGTACATGACGTTGAACACGTGCACGTACTTGGTGATGGGATCCGGTATGCCGTCCAGCACCAGCGAAGCCGAGTACTGTTCGGTCCTCTTCACGTTCACAATCAACTCGAACTGGTACTCGTCTGCGCAAGGAACCGCAACCATTCATTTAGGGCGTTGCTAAAAAACTTTGCGATGACTTCAACGCAGGGGCGTACgagcgaatattcgaaactttcgaataacggaTCGAATACTGGCTTATTCGATTTGGTCCTCGTATTGGATGTGCAATTATTTGTAAATAGGAATgtatttttttaatgattttgAATCATTTAACACTGCAACTGTGCGCATTCTAACATAAAATTGGTACAAAAGTACGATAAATCCCATCCTTGCTGGCATAGTGTATATGAAACACGAGAACCTACGTAACCAAGAAGGCTACAACGTTCAGGCAGCCACACTTTaaaggctgtacagcgatcattcgcactctacAAAGAGTTCTCTGCATGCGAACAAACTTCTAATTTGTTCCTGATGCTTCATTCGTGCTTTTCAtgaacaacgcttcataacgtgcaATGTAACAATAGAAACAAGCTAGCGTTATGAATATTAGGATGGGAAcatcgttttctttttattcatcgTGACAATGGCTGCTcattattcgaaaaatattcgaaaAGGATTCTATACTCGATCTGATTCACTTCTGGCATTATTCGATTCGTATTAGATTAGGTCTCAAAAATTACTGCTTGCACGGCCCTATTGAATGAGAGGTActggccaaaaaaaaaacagtaataatGTTTGTTTTGCAGAAAACCGTCCTTTGTGTGCTGATGGTCTGCAACTGTAACATTGCCGTGTGACACCATATCAGCTGCACGAAGCACATAGCAACAACTCAGCACTTACGGCATGATTGTCATTGATCATGCATACCGTGGATCTGAATTGCGTATGATAAGCATACATTTGTGACTATGCCTTGTTCTTAGAGATAATTTTTCTTTCACCCAGTGCAAAAAGTTTTCGTTATTCCTCATTGCTTCTATTTCAACCTTTTTTATAGCTTTCTAGCTCCGATTTTGGCAGTGCTAGCTGTTGAGTAGCCAAGATGCCCGTCTTCGCGATTAATAAACAAAAGCAACAATGACGACAACAAAAGCAACAACAACGACACCGGCAATGACGACAACCACTGACAGTGAGCTACGTACGCTTACAGACGCCTACGCGCCAAACACTATCAATAACGCCGCAACCATTACGGAGTGAGCTCAAACGCTGCGTGCTGcgcgtgtcctttttttttcattattatttacATGGCATAGATAGAGATATAATTGCACAAATACAACGTCGGCAACTCGTCTCTTAAACAGGTACAGTTTCAGATTCGAACATAAGTCTTAACCGACAGAAAGAAATagcttcgttatatccgatattcacTATAAGCACATACTCGTCACACGCCAATATCTgcggtaaactttttttttatatttgctttgttatagccgataattcgttatatgcatGCGTGTTCGTTATTTAGAAATTTTACTATTGTTTTGTACACTTCTGCACGCAGTCTTGTGGAATTAGTCAACGGACATGGTCTACAGTGCGCCAACAGAGTAACCACTAAGCGTCGGCATAACACGGGCTAACCTCCTCCTTTCCCTCTTTTTCCCCTTCTCGTATGAATGCTCCTTTGGATTAACCGTTGCCATATCATCGGCAGATCTCCGGGACTGCATGCAACGTTTTTCACCTATTGTACATCAGTCTGCACTTTCCTGTTCTGCAATGAACAGCTATTGCGACAGACATGacgaggaaataaaaaaaaggttgcACAATGAGTGCAACAGTCATTGACGCATTAATTACGCCATAGATCGGCATTTCCTGCTTAGCTTCACGAACAATTACGCCacgtttttcttttaaatgccaagcatttcttggcgaacatttgccactttgagagtatctctctctctctctctctatatatatatatatatatatatatatatataaacttggcaggctccccgcacactgcttcgcctaacatcgaatcccacagggcgtgcgatctgccgtcttttttttttttttttggtcagtcTTGGTGTCAGTCTCTGCAGACTCCCGTCGAGCTCTCCTCGAGGACACTCCAGAGACCGCAATGTACAGTTTCAATAGTGCTATATTCTGAACTAGCAGCGCCAGAGAGGCACGGCAGAGTCAACTCCTCACCTCTGGGCATGGGGGCGGTCCTCATTTCCACGTGCTGCGCAGACTCGATGCGCGTCGGCAGGCCCTCGGGCACGGCGAACTGCATATCGATCAGGTACGACGCGCTGGGCTCCAAGTCCTGCAGCAGGTACGACGTCCGGTCCCTGCGAAGCGTACCGCGTTTATTCGCGTATAGACTGTGGTCGCGAACAGACGAAAGCCCCCTGATGTTCGAAGAAGGggagaagaagaaaacgaaatCCCTACTCTAATGACCGCTTTTGGCGCCAGCGTTTGATGAAACGCAGATTGTACCCAACGAAGATCGAGTTTCCGCACCAGAAAGCCACATAGATCGAGCTCGAGTGACCTCATGATTCCTGCTTCGATAGCATACTCGAAACCTTCGACGCAGGATGATTTCGATGAGTATAAAAGTGTGGTAGACATTACAAATCATTTGAGTATCGAATGAACTAAAAACTTTGGACGCGAAAAATCCGTCACTACGGCAGCCAGACAGCAGCTTGATCTCGGTTTCATAAGGTGCATGTTTTTCCAGGTTTTCACAGGATACCGCGAGGCCAGATGAAGTTAGCAACAATCTAAATGACCAGCGTCGAAATTGTGACAGCTCAGAATGCTCGTGACCAACACAACCTTCTCCGACATACCATATTTGGAAGCAACTGCAGGCACGCTTTGATCGATCGCGTTTATGTCGGCATTGTTTAGACTCTGCAAAGATCAACCCACCTTGGATGgttattgattgatttattgcgATTAACTTGCTAAAGAAACACTAGGAGCATCTAATACGCCATAATGGTGGGCACCAGAATAGCTTGGACGACATTGAGTTTTTAAATGTGCATCTCAATGTTAACAAACAAGTGCTTTTGTTGCGATCTGTCCGCGTCGGAGTACAGCCGTCACAGACGTTAACGGAACCCACGACCGGTCGAATTCCCTAAACTTTGCGCAATACTGCTGGGCAGTAAACTTTGAGGTATACTCGGATACATACGGTAGCCAGTCTGTGCGTACGCCACGTCTCTATATAGTACTGAATATGGAAGAGAACCCGGGATGCAATCAGGCTGTAAATGAGATAGCCAGGGTCAATAGCTCATCGCGAAAAGTGATACCCCGGAGCTGTTTGTCTCTCGGGCATCAGCTAGGTCGCAATAAGCTGTCGAAGGTTTACTCAGTTGGACAGTTAGGCGAAGCGGGAGTTCGAGAGCGTGCATCGATTTTCCGGTTGAGTTTTATTAAGGCGGACGCGGTGAAAATGCGCGTCCCTGCGGGTGGAAATGCCATTTAGGGGGCTCGAAGTTTATCCGAAGTTCCATTTTGAGAATGAGCTGAATGTCTTTTCGGAAGAGCTCGCTGGCGGGGCAATTCCTTGCGCGTGCTACGTTTGATGTTTCTCCCTCAACAAAAGAAACAGGAACACGAGCGGTCGTTTGATTACGGTAGAACTTCGTTATAGCGAAGTTGTCGGGACCGGTAAAAATCGTCAATATGTCAGTAACTTCGCTATAGCCATAGTTCACCATTTTGCCTTTCTGAAATTAGAATTTCATCTGTTTTTAAGCACGGTGGGTTGATTCATATTAAAAGAGTGCAAATTTTCTTAACGTGCTTTTCTTAAAGTaaaaagctctttttttttttttgtcttaagtATCCCGCAACCACCATTTTTAGTACGGACGGGCGAATTTCGGCTGAAAAGCTGTTTTGCTTAAATTCTACGCAATCAGTATGCACTCGGCTTCCCCGTGCCTgcggtgcacgttaaggaacccgggtggtcgaaattaaaccggagtccaaCTAAGACATCTCTGCATGCTTCCGTACACAATCACAGTCGCGAGGCGTTGGGACTACAGTGCAAGCGTAAAAACTGCCGAGGCGTTTTGAATTATGAAAGCGCGCGAAAACGTGTGAGCCAAGCTTTAACGGCACTAACGAAAGAGGACGTTTCTTTCCTAGAAAAATTTTCGACGTCGTCACATTATTGTGGTTTCTGTGTCCTCTAGCAGCGACGTAGTATTACAGGTTTTACGTTCCGCGGTAATTGTTCTTAATACCGTATTTCCTCGAGTTTTACTCGCACCCGGTGTATCTATAATCTGGAGGTGCAAACTTTAGCTTAAAGTAAAAAGCCTAATTTTTTTTGTCTTAAGTATCCCGCAACCACCATTTAGTACGGACGGGCGAATTTCGGCTGAAAAACTGTTTTGCTTAAATTCTACGCAATCAGTATGCACTCGGCTTCCCTGTGACATTTTCGCCAGTATCCATTCGATATCGCTACGCAATGTAGAATTGTAGAAGGTTGCAGATGTAGTTAAATCTCGCTTCTTTAAAACTGCCtatgatattaaaaaaaaaagatgaaaccaAGTCTTCTCCGCATCCATAGATAGTAAGCACTACGCAGACATCCTACATTTAAACATGTCTGTAGTCCACAGACTGTAATCCGGTAACTACGATATTTATCTTGCTTCCTTTCTAAAAAAAATCCGTTTTCAATTATCTTTTGTGGTGCCTTACCTATTGTTTGTGTTTTGTCTGCGCGCAACTCAAGATAAACACACGGTTTTTACCTGTGGATCATGGGCGTGGTCTTCCATGGGGCGTGATCCTGTCCGTTCATTTTGTAGCGAATCTGCAGGCCATCAACGTACTTCTTCTCACGGCTATCCAGTGGCCTCCAGGACACCTTGGCCGTGTGTGGGTCGATGCTGTTCACGGCCATCATCATGTCCAGCAGCAGTAGCGGAGGCACCGTAGTCGTCGTCGTGGGTTCTGTAGCAAAGCAAGAAAATGAATTATCGTAAGTATACGGAACACTGGGCTAGCTGGTAATGGTCGATTTCCGTTTCTTTGCGTTTTTTCTCATCCCTGTcttattcaatatatatatatactaaagcTTGACTTGAGAGTCGGCTCTTATGTTCGCAGTGGCTTCCCTAATTAAATGCTAGAGTACCCGTTACCTTTAAATTGCTTGCATGGAGCGGTTGTCCTCCTCCGCCATTGCACTGCCCTATTCCTTAGGTAGTGTATACATTTTTGGCGCTAAAACCTAACAATCAATACTCTGGTCGGTTTTTACCATACCATCCCACTCAGGGGTTGGTATGGTAACACCGTACCATCCCCCCGCGACAGTACCATCCCCCCCGGATCCCTGGAGCCCCTGGAGCCTGGATCGTTGGCCCGACCGAACCAGTGATTCGGCCCCGTCGTGTCAATCCAGCTTTAAAGGCCAGCTCAACCTTCGCTAACACGAGCCTAATAAACCACCAAACAACGTCTCCTGGCCGAGGAGTCCGCGGAAGCTGTTACTCACCGGGTGGCATGGTGAGCTTGAAGACCTGGCTCTCCGGGCCGGACTGGAGAGAGTCGATGATTATCTGTATCTGGAAGAAGTACGTGGTGTCCGGACGCAGCCCGGGCAGGTAGTACTCGATGTTGGCCGTGTCGAACAGCCTCTTGGGACGCGCGAACTTCTGCGTACTCCAGGTCTCCCGAGGCGTGAGCGGGTCCGTGGTGAAGTGCAGCTCGGCGTGGCCCACCAGACCGATCAGGATGTTGGCCAGGGTGAAGCGGACACGTATCGCGGTGGAGTTGACGGCTACGACGCTGACGTTCTGCAGTTCCTTGCCTGTCGTCGGAACGGATTGGTAAACAGTGAGTCGAGGACGTTCGCTGCTCGCTAAAGGAAATTACTAAAAAAAGGAATACCACGCTAAACTTCTCACTGATATCTTACGCTTCTTGGGCAGGGAAAAAAATCTAGCCTTGCCGCGTGCGCACGCTCGGCACACCAACAAAATAGTCGCAAGAATGTAAgaaggtggcgacgccaccttgaagttgtCGCGCTAGTTCCCACGTCATAAAGTGATGTCCTAAAAGTTTGCAGACGGCTGATCAGGATCAGTGAACTGTTCGTCAATGAGCGAACCATTACCTCGCCATATAAAGCAACTGAAGACTCGGCATAgcgaacttcttttttttttcggcacagAAGATAAAGGGGGCGCAAGTACGCGAATATACTTTTAAATCATGATGTCACACTGACATCCAGAGGCAGCGCTTTTTGGTGTGAAGTTAGCGCACAAAATTTGGCCTTCGTTCTCTCCTATCGTAACAAACCTCGCTCCCCGATATAATAGCACTAGAGTATGTAAAGATTACTAGAGCAGTGAAAAGTGATTTACTGCTGATTTATAGCATCCCTTTAACTCTGGCGAAATAAGCCATAGGTCGCATTTTACGACAGCCTAGCTGCCGATGTTCCACTGTTAGTTTAGGTAATCCGGTACACGTGGTTCGATTCTTTGTACGTTCAAACGTACCATCTGTCCTAGCAACATCGGCATCCAGCAGGATTACACCAGGTGTTCTGGCTATGGTAGTTTAGCTCAAAGGGGTGGACGGGCccaaacaaaacaacaaaaacagacatagGTGTTGTTTCTTTCATGTTTCtccatcattcattcattttcgTTGATTTATTGTTCATTCCTTCATTTATCATCAattaattcatttatttatttgcagtCCATCCGGTTGCGTTGAACGTTTTTAAATTTCCTGGTATTCAAAATTCAACACTGGACTGATCTTGTCCTGTGCGAGCGCTTGCGCTACACGTTCTTCCTTGCCTCTACACGTTACAACCCAACAATGTGCAGTCTTCCCACACTACGTAGTTTCATACGACAATTGCCAAGGGAAACGCTGCGTTATTCGAACTGCTCGAATGGCGTTTCGAGAGCGTGTGAGTAATGGCGAGTACAACCTTCAGCCATCCAGCTCCTAATGTGAAGCTTCCTTTCAGCTAATTTTTCATCACAACTTCATTACGCAGCAATAACGAGTTCCGCTAAATTTCTCAGTTATGCGGTTCACATGTTTTCAGGAAACCGCTGAGGGGAAAATT
It encodes:
- the LOC119435465 gene encoding putative epidermal cell surface receptor isoform X2, whose protein sequence is MCKYNGRMYNVNEEFYNGCLEVCHCGANLRVNCAIIECPHHFNQHFSECLEWDIDPAFQPSPPNCCPPSKCKKDGSCLFNGVKFRNFQQIPQEMLDCGKRCVCVNGNVSCENRCPPLNSSPPPTLPCHPAQAYRGHLPGDECCTHWMCREPEKPGKELQNVSVVAVNSTAIRVRFTLANILIGLVGHAELHFTTDPLTPRETWSTQKFARPKRLFDTANIEYYLPGLRPDTTYFFQIQIIIDSLQSGPESQVFKLTMPPEPTTTTTVPPLLLLDMMMAVNSIDPHTAKVSWRPLDSREKKYVDGLQIRYKMNGQDHAPWKTTPMIHRDRTSYLLQDLEPSASYLIDMQFAVPEGLPTRIESAQHVEMRTAPMPRDEYQFELIVNVKRTEQYSASLVLDGIPDPITKYVHVFNVMYKSEAAAEHMQRFMVLKEPKILLEDLKPGQRYKVWVEAYLTNGKTTTSNIMDFHTKPGPPPTTTTTSTTTSTTTESNEIEDSKAVALHSVHQDNSTAEAYYIALIVVAIVAAVAGLAFAVVLVLLLRRQSTAKAPITRNPSESAYDNPTYKTYDGEKPEEKNGNVQA
- the LOC119435465 gene encoding putative epidermal cell surface receptor isoform X1; its protein translation is MCKYNGRMYNVNEEFYNGCLEVCHCGANLRVNCAIIECPHHFNQHFSECLEWDIDPAFQPSPPNCCPPSKCKKDGSCLFNGVKFRNFQQIPQEMLDCGKRCVCVNGNVSCENRCPPLNSSPPPTLPCHPAQAYRGHLPGDECCTHWMCREPEKPAVHCLFHGERYKLHEEWEMVKGSVRRQCSCKLRATGAAEAECTSSCPAIPERFQKPNPQCPRPVVVTPNDPGVCPYIVCSPTQPGKELQNVSVVAVNSTAIRVRFTLANILIGLVGHAELHFTTDPLTPRETWSTQKFARPKRLFDTANIEYYLPGLRPDTTYFFQIQIIIDSLQSGPESQVFKLTMPPEPTTTTTVPPLLLLDMMMAVNSIDPHTAKVSWRPLDSREKKYVDGLQIRYKMNGQDHAPWKTTPMIHRDRTSYLLQDLEPSASYLIDMQFAVPEGLPTRIESAQHVEMRTAPMPRDEYQFELIVNVKRTEQYSASLVLDGIPDPITKYVHVFNVMYKSEAAAEHMQRFMVLKEPKILLEDLKPGQRYKVWVEAYLTNGKTTTSNIMDFHTKPGPPPTTTTTSTTTSTTTESNEIEDSKAVALHSVHQDNSTAEAYYIALIVVAIVAAVAGLAFAVVLVLLLRRQSTAKAPITRNPSESAYDNPTYKTYDGEKPEEKNGNVQA